The window GGGAGATAGGCGAGACCCTTTTCGTCTCGGCCCGGCGGGATTTCGGTGGATTCGCATCTCACGTCCTGCACCATGGGTGGATCGTGTCCTGCCAGGGGCAAAGGATCGATGAGGTCCTGACCAGCTTTATGCCGGCTCCGGCCTCCTACACCGGGGAGGATGTCCTGGAGATCAACAGCCACGGCGGTCCGGCCGTGGTGCAGACAATCCTGGAGCTGGTTCTGGAGCAGGGAGCGAGGCTGGCTGATCCAGGCGAGTTCACTCTCAGGGCCTTTCTCAACGGGAGAATGGATCTCAGTCAGGCCGAGGCAGTGGCCGAGATGGTCGAGGCCGACACCAGGATCGGACTGGATTTGGCCGGCGCAAAGCTGGGCGGGGGCCTGCGGGAAACTGTCCACTCCCTGCGCAGCCGTCTGCAGGGACTTTTGGCCCGGCTCATGGCGGAGCTGGATTTTCCGGAGGAGATGGCCGAGCATGCCGAGGAGATGGAAACAGCGGAATATGTGTGCGCTGAGCTGAATACGGTTCAAGAGCAGCTGCACTCTCTCCTGGAGGCAGCCTCCAGGTACAGGTGCTATCGGGAAGGGGCTTTGGTCGTTCTCTCCGGGCCGGTGAACGCCGGAAAATCCAGTCTGCTCAATGCCCTTCTGGGCCGGAAACGGGCCATCGTGACCTCAGTTCCCGGAACCACCCGGGACTATCTGGAGGAAGGCCTGAATCTGGATGGCCTGCCCATCCGTCTGGTGGATACCGCCGGCCTGCGCCAGACCGAGGACGAGGTGGAGAGGGCAGGGCTGGAGCAGGGCGCTGACCTCATGCAGCAGGCGGATCTGGTTTGTCTGGTCTTTGACCGCTCCCGGGAGCTGGATGCTGACCTCCGGGAGGCGGCCGGGAGGCTGGGAACGGCCAGGGTCCTGGCTGTGGGCAACAAGCAGGACCTGATCTTTGATGAATGGGATTCGGAGCGCTGGTTCAGGGACCGGGGCTTTTCCTGTGTGGCTGTTTCCGCGCTCACCGGAGACGGGGTTGATGCCCTGGCTCGGGCCATCCGGGAGAAGATCGTGGGGCTGAGTCCGGAACCGGCCGGGGATGAGCTGGTGCCCAATATGCGGCAAAAGACATTGCTGGAGAAAGCCCGGCAGGCCCTGGGTGAGGCCGGGCAGGCCATTGAGTCGGGGATGCCCCCGGATGTTGTCCTGGTTCCCCTGCAGACCGGCGTGGACCGGTTGGGAGAGATTACCGGGGAGATCTCCAGCGAAGATGTCCTGGACCAGATCTTTTCCCGTTTCTGCATCGGCAAATGATATATGCTTGGTCGGCGAACACTCCAGCGAAAATCCGTTTCTTTTTAGTCAGTTAGGCTTGCGGTCAGTCTGCGCAACAGCCTGGCCCCCTGTTTCCATGAGCTCAAAATCGATTTGCAGCCGCTTGAGGCTGACATTGACCAGCCGGACCCGGACCTTTTGGCCCAGGGTGAAGGTCCGGCCTGTGTGCTGGCCGACGAGCTTGTGCTCCTTGGGCACATACAGGTAATAGTCGTCGGTGACTGTGGACAGCCGAACCAGGCCCTCGGCCATGACCTCAGTCAGCTCCACCCAGAATCCGAACTCGCTCACTCCGTTGATCAGTCCGGAATACTCCTCCCCGATCCTGTCCTGCAGAAAGCAGATGGTCATCCGCTTCAGTATTTCCCGTTCAGCGTCCATCGCGGTTCGTTCAGTGCGGCTGATGTGCAGGCTGAGCTTGCGCAGGCCCTTGCGTCCATGTCCCGGGGGCGCATCCGGGTCCAGGGCGGAGCGCAGGCAGCGGTGGACGATGAGATCGGCATAGCGCCGGATCGGAGAAGTGAAATGGGTGTAGCAGCTGGAGCCCAGCCCGAAATGCCCCATGTTGTCCGGGCTGTAGGAAGCCTGCATCATGGTCCGGAGCATGAGTCGATTGACCAGAAACTCCAGGTCGCTGCCCTCGGCCGCGGTGAGCAGGGCCTGCAGGCTCTTGATGTCCGTGTCCGTGGGGAGATGCTCAGCGAGGTCGGTGGAACGTAGGAGTTTGAAGAGGTTGAGCAGCTTGTCCGGATCCGGGTCCGGATGGATGCGAAACACTGACGGCCGGCCCTGCTCCTGCAGGTATTCAGCCACTGCCTCATTGGCCGTTATCATGAACTCTTCGATGATCTGGTGGCCGAAGTGTCTGGCCCTGGGCCGAATGTCCCTGGTTTCCCCCTGCAGGGTGAATAAAAGCTCCGGTTCGGGGAGATCGAAATCCAAAGACCCGCGTTCCCGGCGGCGGTCATGGAGCTGTCGGGCCAGGGCATGGGCCTTCTCGAGCATGGGCAGAACGTCTTGCATCTCTTCTCTGGACCGGGGATCCTCGTCCAGCACGGCCGCTTTGACCTGGCTGTAGGTAAGTCTGGACTGGCTGCGGATCACGGCCGGATAGTACTCGGCCCGCAGACGTTTTCCCTTCAGGGACATGGTCATGTCCACGACCATAGCCAGTCTGGGAACCTGGGGGTTCAAGCTGCACAGGCCGTTGGACAGGGCAGGGGGGAACATGGGTTCCACGGACTGGGGGAAGTAACAGGAGTTTCCCCGGGTCCGGGCCTCCCGGTCCAGCGGAGATCCGATGGGGACATAGTGGCTGACATCGGCAATGGCCACCAGAAGCTGGTACCCCTGGTCGGTTCTTTGCACACAGATTGCATCGTCGAAGTCTTTGGCCTCTGCCCCGTCTATGGTCACAAAAGGACGTCCGGTGAGGTCCTTTCGTCCGGCCCTGTCCTCGGCCGTCGGGTCGCGAGGCAGGCTTTGGGCCTGTTCAAGGGCCTCGGGAGGAAACTCGGACGGGATGTGATGATTGAGCTTGACCACAGTCTCCTGGACCGTGATCTCGGTTTCCGCTCCCAGGAGCCTGGTGGCCTGGCCCTGCCACAGATCGCTGTCCAGGCGTTCTTCAGGGGTGAGGACAACCACCTCGCCCGGCTTAGGCCGGGTGGGCAAGGAGGAGACCTGGACCAGAAAGTTGATGTGCAGATTCGGATCCATGGGCTGGGCCCAGAAGAGGTCGGATTTCATCTTTTTGTGCACCACGGCCGGGACGTCCTTCATGCGGCGTTCCAGGATGCGCACAATGCGGCCTTCCGGATTTTTCCCCTTCCGCTGGGGCATAAGGGCCACGACCACCCGGTCCCCGGGCCAGGCATCCCCCAGATTGGCCGGAGCGACAAAGATGTCCTTCCGCCGCTGGTCGTCGGTGAGGACAAAGCCTGCCCCGGAGGAGATCATTTCCAGCCTGCCCCGAACCAGGGACATGCGCTCCGGGAGGCCGAAGGCCTTGCCCCCGCTCAGGCTGATCAGCTTGCCCTCGGCGGTCAGGGAATTCAAAATGGAGTGAATGCGTTCCCGGTCCTCGCTTCCGGGCCGCAGCTCCTTGAACATATCCTTGAGCCGAACCGGGGATTGGTGGTTCCTGACTATTTCCAGGATCTTTCCGGCGGTTATGTGCTGCTTTTTTTTCCGTTTTCGTGCCATGACGCTTTGTGCTATCCTTTAGGCCTTCATTTTTTCGGGTCTTCGACGTAGCCTGTGGATTGTAGGGTTTGCCATCTCTTCTGGGTGCCCACTTTTGGCCCGGTATTTTCTAA of the Desulfovermiculus halophilus DSM 18834 genome contains:
- the mnmE gene encoding tRNA uridine-5-carboxymethylaminomethyl(34) synthesis GTPase MnmE, with amino-acid sequence MDSTDTIAAVATPLGRGGIGIVRISGPKSREIGETLFVSARRDFGGFASHVLHHGWIVSCQGQRIDEVLTSFMPAPASYTGEDVLEINSHGGPAVVQTILELVLEQGARLADPGEFTLRAFLNGRMDLSQAEAVAEMVEADTRIGLDLAGAKLGGGLRETVHSLRSRLQGLLARLMAELDFPEEMAEHAEEMETAEYVCAELNTVQEQLHSLLEAASRYRCYREGALVVLSGPVNAGKSSLLNALLGRKRAIVTSVPGTTRDYLEEGLNLDGLPIRLVDTAGLRQTEDEVERAGLEQGADLMQQADLVCLVFDRSRELDADLREAAGRLGTARVLAVGNKQDLIFDEWDSERWFRDRGFSCVAVSALTGDGVDALARAIREKIVGLSPEPAGDELVPNMRQKTLLEKARQALGEAGQAIESGMPPDVVLVPLQTGVDRLGEITGEISSEDVLDQIFSRFCIGK
- the rnr gene encoding ribonuclease R; the protein is MARKRKKKQHITAGKILEIVRNHQSPVRLKDMFKELRPGSEDRERIHSILNSLTAEGKLISLSGGKAFGLPERMSLVRGRLEMISSGAGFVLTDDQRRKDIFVAPANLGDAWPGDRVVVALMPQRKGKNPEGRIVRILERRMKDVPAVVHKKMKSDLFWAQPMDPNLHINFLVQVSSLPTRPKPGEVVVLTPEERLDSDLWQGQATRLLGAETEITVQETVVKLNHHIPSEFPPEALEQAQSLPRDPTAEDRAGRKDLTGRPFVTIDGAEAKDFDDAICVQRTDQGYQLLVAIADVSHYVPIGSPLDREARTRGNSCYFPQSVEPMFPPALSNGLCSLNPQVPRLAMVVDMTMSLKGKRLRAEYYPAVIRSQSRLTYSQVKAAVLDEDPRSREEMQDVLPMLEKAHALARQLHDRRRERGSLDFDLPEPELLFTLQGETRDIRPRARHFGHQIIEEFMITANEAVAEYLQEQGRPSVFRIHPDPDPDKLLNLFKLLRSTDLAEHLPTDTDIKSLQALLTAAEGSDLEFLVNRLMLRTMMQASYSPDNMGHFGLGSSCYTHFTSPIRRYADLIVHRCLRSALDPDAPPGHGRKGLRKLSLHISRTERTAMDAEREILKRMTICFLQDRIGEEYSGLINGVSEFGFWVELTEVMAEGLVRLSTVTDDYYLYVPKEHKLVGQHTGRTFTLGQKVRVRLVNVSLKRLQIDFELMETGGQAVAQTDRKPN